The Peribacillus simplex genome contains a region encoding:
- a CDS encoding purine-cytosine permease family protein, protein MEDRTKLGDDYSLSRVPQNARLPMWDIMIVRVGALATLSQFMLGAALGYGMTFWQAFWAMMFGSVILQVISFLIGYAGAREGLSTSLLSRWTGFGRYGSSIIGAVIAFCTIGWFVVQNTVFANGLVEATDGKLTLPIAAAITGLGVTVLVIFGFKLLSMTAKITVPAFLLVVGIGIYQVLSDHSIFSLMGTPPPGESLSLGVGATMVAGGFIIGAVITPDFSRFARNGKDVFWMTTIGTLVGELGVGMIAVLMAHAAKTSDVVSIMLQTSGWLGAAVVVFSTVKINNVNLYSSSLGFTNIFDSVFKVKMNRGLVTLVIGAIGTLLSIMGILDRFVDFLVLLGIMIPPIAGIMVVDYFVLRTYRKALDESREKGTLPSDPEKLNPVTLVAWAAGFASGYFITVGIPSINSLLISGIIYYAGVLFTKAIKGKKENRDHIAS, encoded by the coding sequence ATGGAAGATCGTACAAAGTTGGGAGACGATTACTCTCTATCGAGAGTTCCACAAAATGCGAGATTGCCAATGTGGGATATCATGATTGTCAGAGTCGGTGCCCTGGCTACACTTTCTCAATTTATGCTAGGAGCGGCGTTAGGATACGGAATGACTTTTTGGCAGGCGTTTTGGGCCATGATGTTTGGAAGTGTCATTTTACAAGTTATAAGTTTTCTAATCGGTTATGCCGGTGCACGTGAAGGGCTTTCAACTAGTTTATTGTCGCGTTGGACAGGATTCGGCAGGTATGGTTCGAGTATCATTGGCGCGGTCATTGCTTTTTGTACAATTGGCTGGTTTGTAGTACAGAACACTGTTTTTGCTAATGGATTGGTCGAAGCCACCGACGGTAAATTGACCCTCCCAATTGCAGCTGCCATTACCGGATTAGGTGTAACGGTGCTGGTTATATTTGGTTTCAAGCTATTGAGCATGACAGCCAAAATTACCGTTCCTGCCTTTCTATTGGTGGTAGGGATTGGCATCTATCAAGTTCTTAGTGATCATTCCATTTTCAGTTTAATGGGAACGCCGCCTCCGGGAGAGAGTCTTTCTCTGGGAGTGGGTGCAACAATGGTTGCTGGAGGATTCATTATTGGTGCCGTAATCACACCTGACTTCAGTCGGTTTGCCCGAAATGGTAAGGATGTTTTTTGGATGACTACCATTGGTACGCTAGTGGGTGAACTTGGGGTGGGAATGATCGCTGTGTTAATGGCCCATGCAGCAAAAACGAGCGATGTCGTCAGCATCATGCTACAAACGTCTGGCTGGCTTGGCGCTGCAGTTGTCGTTTTTTCCACAGTGAAAATTAATAACGTAAATTTATATTCCTCTTCTCTTGGCTTTACTAATATTTTCGATTCTGTTTTTAAGGTCAAGATGAATCGAGGACTCGTTACACTTGTAATTGGTGCTATCGGCACTTTGCTTTCCATTATGGGCATTCTCGATAGATTTGTAGACTTCCTTGTTTTACTTGGAATCATGATACCTCCAATAGCCGGAATTATGGTGGTTGATTACTTCGTGCTTAGAACGTATCGAAAAGCCCTTGATGAAAGCAGGGAAAAAGGAACATTGCCATCTGATCCTGAAAAATTGAATCCAGTTACATTAGTTGCCTGGGCAGCAGGATTTGCAAGTGGCTATTTCATTACAGTTGGCATACCATCTATCAATTCCCTTCTAATAAGCGGCATTATCTATTACGCAGGTGTGTTATTCACAAAAGCCATCAAAGGGAAAAAAGAGAATAGGGATCATATCGCATCATAA
- a CDS encoding DUF917 domain-containing protein yields MRRLGKQEIEDIAVGAALLGTGGGGDPYIGKLMALQAIEEYGEITLLDVDEVPDDALVVPSAMMGAPTVMLEKAPSGEEATAAFKNLEAYLGKKIFATMPIEAGGVNSMVPLALAAKLGLPVVDVDGMGRAFPELQMVTFYLDGIAATPMVLADEKGNTSLLSTINNVWTERIARAATIEMGGSTMTAIYPMTGKNIKESGIRNILSLEEQIGKTIRLAKQNNVDPIKEVLNKADGFELFRGKVSDINRKTEAGFARGVATFEGINEYKGEKLEVRFQNEHLIAQTEKRLLCVTPDLIAVLDAETGLPITTEGIRYGARCVVIGMPCHPKWRTEKGIEAVGPRYFGYEVGYVPIEELVKKGGIA; encoded by the coding sequence ATGAGGAGATTAGGTAAACAGGAAATTGAAGATATAGCAGTAGGTGCGGCTTTACTCGGAACGGGTGGAGGAGGAGATCCTTACATTGGTAAACTAATGGCTTTACAGGCAATTGAAGAATACGGGGAAATCACATTGTTGGATGTGGATGAAGTTCCTGATGACGCACTAGTAGTTCCTTCCGCGATGATGGGGGCACCGACGGTAATGTTGGAAAAAGCTCCAAGTGGTGAAGAGGCAACAGCCGCTTTCAAAAACCTCGAAGCTTATTTAGGAAAAAAGATTTTTGCAACGATGCCGATTGAAGCAGGCGGAGTGAATTCGATGGTGCCACTTGCACTTGCTGCCAAACTTGGCTTGCCTGTAGTGGATGTTGATGGAATGGGAAGAGCATTCCCCGAATTGCAGATGGTCACTTTTTATTTGGATGGAATTGCAGCCACTCCGATGGTTCTTGCGGATGAGAAAGGCAATACGTCACTGCTCTCAACCATAAACAATGTTTGGACGGAAAGGATTGCCCGTGCCGCAACGATTGAAATGGGCGGTTCCACCATGACAGCCATCTATCCAATGACAGGAAAGAATATAAAGGAAAGCGGAATTAGAAATATACTAAGTTTAGAAGAACAAATCGGCAAGACAATAAGGCTTGCAAAGCAAAACAATGTTGATCCAATAAAAGAAGTGTTGAATAAGGCGGACGGGTTTGAATTGTTCCGTGGAAAAGTGAGTGATATCAACCGCAAGACAGAGGCGGGATTTGCTAGAGGTGTGGCAACATTCGAGGGAATCAATGAGTATAAGGGAGAAAAACTCGAGGTGCGATTCCAAAATGAACATTTAATTGCACAGACAGAGAAACGCTTGCTTTGTGTCACTCCAGATTTGATTGCGGTGCTTGATGCAGAAACAGGCTTGCCAATCACTACTGAAGGGATCAGATATGGAGCAAGATGCGTGGTGATCGGAATGCCATGCCATCCTAAGTGGCGAACGGAAAAGGGAATTGAAGCTGTAGGCCCAAGATACTTTGGCTATGAAGTTGGTTATGTACCTATTGAAGAACTAGTGAAAAAAGGAGGGATAGCATAA
- a CDS encoding hydantoinase/oxoprolinase family protein, whose product MGVYRIGIDVGGTHTDAVLLDQYNQVISETKSHTTEDVFIGIYTAMRKIIDDAKVPVEQIKYAMLGTTHCTNAIVERKRLNKIAAIRIGAPATLAVKPLIGVPEDLCAVLGKYVYLIRGGHEYDGREIVELDEARLYEIAEEINGKVDSIAITSVFSPVSQTHEQRASEIFKEVLGEEISISLSSEIGSVGLLERENATILNAAVVNVAKTTADGFINALKNEGIEAKVFFCQNDGTLMSIEYAVKYPIFTVACGPTNSLRGASYLSELTDAIVVDVGGTTTDIGVLVQSFPRESSLAVEIGGARTNFRMPDLISIGLGGGTIIRIEDNGEFTIGPDSVGYRLPEKSLIFGGDTLTTTDVAVALGKVELGDASKVAHLDKELLNRVYLNMVNLVEEAIDKMKTSAAPVPVILVGGGSILLPEELKGASEVIRPLHSGVANAIGSAISQVSGQIEKVYALAEIGRETALEQAKEIAMSEAISAGADPETLVIVDIEDVPLAYMPGNATRIRVKAAGDLAQTEMNELV is encoded by the coding sequence ATGGGTGTTTATCGAATAGGAATTGATGTCGGGGGAACCCATACAGATGCAGTGCTTTTAGATCAATATAATCAGGTCATTTCGGAAACGAAATCGCATACAACGGAGGATGTTTTCATTGGCATCTATACAGCAATGAGAAAAATAATCGATGATGCAAAGGTTCCGGTGGAGCAAATTAAGTATGCAATGCTCGGTACGACCCATTGTACAAATGCTATCGTTGAACGAAAGAGATTAAACAAAATCGCAGCAATCCGTATTGGTGCACCGGCTACTTTAGCAGTTAAACCGCTGATTGGCGTACCTGAAGACCTCTGCGCAGTACTCGGAAAATACGTATACCTAATCCGCGGCGGACATGAATATGATGGCCGTGAGATTGTTGAATTAGATGAAGCCCGTTTGTATGAAATTGCAGAAGAAATCAATGGGAAAGTGGATTCCATCGCGATTACATCTGTCTTCTCACCTGTATCGCAAACACATGAACAAAGAGCAAGTGAAATTTTCAAAGAAGTGCTGGGAGAAGAAATTTCAATTTCTTTATCTTCAGAAATTGGTTCAGTCGGTTTACTGGAAAGGGAAAATGCGACGATTCTTAATGCTGCTGTCGTAAATGTCGCTAAAACGACTGCTGACGGATTCATCAATGCCCTGAAGAATGAAGGAATTGAGGCAAAAGTATTCTTTTGCCAAAACGATGGGACATTAATGTCAATTGAATATGCGGTTAAATACCCAATCTTCACTGTTGCTTGCGGTCCGACTAACTCATTAAGGGGAGCATCCTATTTGAGTGAGTTAACAGATGCAATCGTTGTTGATGTTGGGGGGACAACAACAGATATTGGTGTTCTAGTTCAATCGTTTCCAAGGGAATCTTCTTTGGCAGTAGAGATTGGAGGAGCCAGAACAAACTTCCGGATGCCTGATTTAATTTCGATTGGACTTGGCGGAGGGACAATAATCCGCATAGAAGATAATGGAGAGTTCACAATTGGACCCGATAGTGTCGGTTACCGACTGCCAGAAAAATCCTTGATTTTCGGAGGTGATACTTTAACGACAACTGATGTTGCTGTGGCTCTTGGTAAGGTGGAACTTGGGGATGCTTCAAAAGTGGCTCACCTTGATAAGGAATTATTAAATAGAGTCTATTTAAATATGGTCAATCTGGTCGAAGAAGCCATTGATAAGATGAAAACAAGTGCTGCACCAGTGCCTGTCATTCTCGTTGGAGGTGGAAGCATCCTTTTACCTGAGGAATTAAAAGGTGCATCTGAAGTCATACGCCCGTTACATTCAGGTGTAGCAAATGCCATTGGGTCGGCTATCTCACAGGTTAGCGGACAGATTGAAAAAGTATATGCACTAGCTGAAATAGGAAGGGAAACAGCATTGGAACAGGCAAAGGAAATAGCGATGTCAGAAGCGATCAGCGCCGGAGCCGATCCCGAAACGCTTGTTATTGTTGATATAGAAGATGTACCTTTAGCGTATATGCCTGGGAATGCAACCCGTATTCGTGTGAAAGCAGCTGGTGATTTAGCCCAGACTGAAATGAATGAACTGGTGTAG
- a CDS encoding DUF2306 domain-containing protein: MLIFQIILFIHIFAGAICLVSGIGAMSSNKKRGMHSICGEIYHSAYVVLFVTSLTMAILNWESSAYLFFIGIFSYSFAFIGYLAGKKKWKNWIASHISGMLGSYIAICTAILVVNVPNITFLNEWNPLIFWFLPSIIGSPLIFLVGQKYKKSNSI, from the coding sequence ATGCTTATCTTTCAGATCATTCTATTCATTCATATTTTCGCTGGAGCAATATGTCTTGTTAGTGGAATAGGTGCTATGTCTTCAAATAAAAAAAGAGGTATGCATTCAATTTGTGGTGAAATATATCACAGTGCATATGTTGTACTCTTTGTCACATCCCTGACAATGGCAATATTGAATTGGGAAAGCAGCGCATATTTATTTTTCATTGGAATATTTTCATATTCTTTCGCATTTATAGGCTATCTTGCTGGTAAGAAGAAATGGAAAAACTGGATTGCATCCCATATTAGCGGGATGCTCGGTTCCTATATCGCCATTTGTACTGCCATTCTTGTAGTGAATGTACCCAATATAACTTTCTTGAATGAATGGAACCCATTAATTTTTTGGTTTCTTCCAAGCATTATAGGTTCACCGCTGATATTTTTGGTTGGACAGAAGTATAAAAAATCCAATTCAATCTAA
- a CDS encoding DUF2935 domain-containing protein has product MNEDIQEAMRNKSGMFVARSLDEIRFWSRIMKEHSLFLRLGFRCEDTQLIEEANQFYHLFERIEQQSHSLTNQTDPEQIRRFNSEVQQAATGIFLFKRKVLGLILTCKLPGANNFPLLVDHTSREANYFRKRLKELNEGKLKPLADAIIKENVFFLRIMADHAKFIGHLLDPSERKLVDMARGFSNDFDQLVFQAVDLESMKPQSQTAPLLDQFLDQNRVSVVSLRDFKKTARDLIEECKIKSIIHPLLADHVFREAERFLEIIDMFESHLTGETYT; this is encoded by the coding sequence ATGAATGAGGACATACAGGAAGCTATGAGGAATAAATCAGGAATGTTTGTTGCACGCTCTTTGGATGAGATTCGTTTTTGGTCAAGAATAATGAAGGAACACTCGTTATTTTTAAGACTAGGTTTTAGATGTGAAGATACACAGCTAATTGAGGAGGCAAATCAGTTTTATCATTTATTTGAACGGATAGAACAGCAATCCCATTCATTAACAAATCAAACTGATCCAGAACAGATCAGGAGATTTAACTCGGAAGTGCAACAAGCCGCTACAGGAATATTTTTATTCAAAAGGAAGGTATTGGGGTTGATACTCACCTGTAAATTGCCTGGTGCAAACAATTTCCCGCTTTTAGTCGACCATACCAGCAGGGAAGCCAATTATTTCAGAAAACGATTAAAAGAATTAAATGAGGGCAAATTGAAACCACTTGCAGATGCCATCATCAAAGAAAATGTTTTCTTTTTAAGGATCATGGCGGATCATGCAAAATTCATCGGACACCTTCTTGATCCCTCGGAAAGAAAGCTGGTGGATATGGCGCGAGGATTTAGCAATGATTTTGATCAATTAGTCTTTCAAGCTGTGGACTTAGAGTCCATGAAACCGCAATCTCAAACCGCTCCTCTTTTGGATCAATTTCTAGATCAGAACCGAGTTTCCGTCGTATCACTTCGAGACTTTAAGAAAACCGCCAGAGATTTAATCGAAGAATGCAAAATCAAGAGCATTATCCATCCTTTATTGGCGGATCACGTTTTCCGTGAAGCTGAACGTTTTCTTGAAATCATCGATATGTTTGAATCCCACCTTACAGGTGAAACATATACTTAA
- the abc-f gene encoding ribosomal protection-like ABC-F family protein, which produces MKELLKLTNISYEVMDVNIFENVNASVQQGEIIGIIGKNGAGKSTMLQLINHDLEPVRGQFQWLQQDLKVFMVEQEVVSHPSEDKTPSEVKLLDKMNVPGHEFQQLSGGEKLKARLAKGLSMDADLLLLDEPTNHLDEDSLEFLKGQIKNYRGTIIFVSHDRYFLDAVATKIWSIEDKKLIEHRGNYSSYMEVRKQKRLTQQREYEKQQKMVERIEGQMNEITSWSKKAHSQSTKKEGVKEYYRVKAKRMDAQVKSKQKRLEKELEKAKAEPVESEYNVRFSIKAKNKTGKRFLEVKNLTKGFNERTLFKNVNFTIQHGEKVSIIGPNGSGKTTLLKIILGHETFAGNVWISPSAKIGYLTQEVFDLPLELTPSQLFHKESFESRGNVQTLMKHLGFTASQWTEPIKNMSMGERVKCKLMVYILEEKDVLILDEPTNHLDLASREQLEDTLAQYTGTLIVVSHDRYFLEKTTSSKLIISNHHIQKQLYESSSQRDDLEELRLTLETERQEVLGKLSFMTPNDKAYTELDQKFNELTKKINELSDK; this is translated from the coding sequence ATGAAAGAATTATTAAAATTAACCAATATTAGCTATGAAGTAATGGACGTAAACATTTTTGAGAATGTAAATGCCAGTGTTCAACAAGGGGAAATCATCGGTATCATTGGCAAAAACGGTGCCGGTAAATCTACGATGTTGCAATTAATTAACCATGATTTAGAGCCTGTACGTGGACAATTCCAATGGCTGCAGCAAGACTTGAAAGTTTTTATGGTTGAACAAGAAGTCGTGTCGCATCCTTCCGAAGATAAGACCCCTTCCGAAGTTAAATTACTTGATAAAATGAATGTACCAGGCCATGAATTCCAGCAATTAAGCGGGGGAGAAAAACTGAAAGCCCGACTTGCAAAAGGACTTTCTATGGATGCAGACCTTTTACTATTAGATGAACCGACGAACCATCTTGATGAGGACAGCTTAGAATTCCTCAAGGGACAAATAAAAAATTATAGAGGTACCATCATTTTTGTTTCGCATGATCGTTATTTTTTGGATGCTGTTGCAACGAAAATTTGGTCGATTGAAGATAAAAAGCTAATTGAACACAGAGGGAATTATTCTAGTTATATGGAGGTTCGCAAACAAAAAAGACTTACACAACAACGTGAATATGAAAAACAGCAAAAAATGGTTGAACGGATTGAGGGACAAATGAATGAAATCACTTCTTGGTCAAAAAAAGCCCATTCCCAATCGACGAAAAAGGAAGGAGTTAAGGAATACTATCGCGTAAAAGCAAAACGAATGGATGCACAGGTAAAATCTAAACAAAAGCGTCTTGAAAAAGAGCTAGAAAAAGCAAAAGCTGAACCTGTTGAATCCGAATATAATGTACGTTTTTCAATTAAAGCAAAAAATAAGACGGGAAAACGTTTTTTGGAAGTTAAGAATTTGACTAAGGGTTTTAACGAGCGAACACTATTTAAAAACGTCAATTTCACGATTCAGCATGGTGAGAAGGTTTCCATAATAGGTCCCAATGGCAGCGGAAAGACGACATTACTAAAAATAATTCTTGGTCATGAAACTTTTGCGGGCAATGTTTGGATTTCACCATCTGCAAAAATTGGCTATTTGACGCAAGAGGTGTTTGATTTGCCACTTGAACTAACACCCTCCCAGCTATTTCATAAAGAATCTTTCGAGTCGAGAGGTAACGTTCAAACTTTAATGAAGCATTTAGGCTTCACGGCATCTCAATGGACAGAACCCATTAAAAATATGAGTATGGGTGAACGAGTGAAGTGTAAGTTAATGGTATATATCCTGGAAGAAAAAGATGTGCTTATTTTGGATGAGCCGACAAATCACTTGGACTTAGCTTCACGGGAACAACTTGAAGATACCTTAGCACAGTATACTGGAACGCTAATCGTCGTATCGCATGATCGATATTTTCTCGAAAAAACGACAAGCAGCAAACTCATCATTTCAAATCATCACATACAAAAACAATTGTATGAATCATCCTCCCAAAGAGATGATCTGGAAGAACTACGATTAACACTTGAAACAGAAAGACAAGAAGTTTTGGGAAAGCTTAGCTTTATGACTCCAAACGATAAAGCGTACACAGAACTCGACCAGAAATTTAACGAGCTTACGAAAAAAATAAATGAACTTAGTGACAAATGA
- a CDS encoding GH25 family lysozyme, with protein sequence MEYIKGIDVSHWQGAINWGEVAKADVKFVFIKATEGTSYSKLSYFKENAPQALAAGLKVGAYHYAKFATVAEAKAEAAYFLDSISSFALNYPVVLDLEENKKRAKKKTLTDAALAFLESIEQAGYTAMLYTGKYFLENSLDESRLTNYALWIARYNSTLGRSADIWQHSDSGKIRGISTKVDLNIAYRDFTNTINTFRKHNSLALKTETTTTYTVTKGDTLSFIAKNHNTTVKSLVSLNGIKDPDKIYIGQKLRLK encoded by the coding sequence ATGGAATATATAAAGGGAATCGATGTTTCACATTGGCAAGGTGCCATTAATTGGGGGGAAGTTGCAAAGGCTGACGTGAAGTTCGTGTTCATTAAAGCAACAGAGGGAACGAGTTATTCTAAGTTATCCTATTTCAAAGAAAATGCACCACAAGCATTGGCAGCTGGATTGAAAGTCGGGGCCTATCACTATGCAAAGTTTGCAACTGTTGCAGAAGCAAAGGCTGAGGCAGCTTATTTTTTAGATTCAATCAGCTCTTTTGCTTTAAATTACCCTGTTGTTCTTGATCTTGAGGAAAATAAAAAAAGGGCAAAGAAAAAAACGCTGACCGATGCAGCATTAGCTTTTTTAGAGTCTATTGAACAAGCTGGATATACGGCCATGCTGTATACTGGTAAATACTTTCTCGAAAATAGTTTGGATGAATCAAGGTTGACGAATTACGCATTGTGGATTGCCAGATACAACAGCACGTTGGGACGTAGCGCAGATATTTGGCAGCATTCTGATTCGGGTAAAATAAGGGGCATCAGTACAAAGGTGGATTTGAATATAGCCTATAGGGATTTTACAAATACAATAAATACTTTTAGGAAGCACAACTCCCTTGCATTGAAAACCGAAACAACGACAACTTATACTGTAACAAAGGGCGACACACTTAGCTTCATTGCAAAAAACCATAACACAACTGTAAAATCCCTTGTTAGTCTTAACGGAATTAAAGACCCCGACAAAATTTATATCGGTCAAAAATTAAGGTTGAAATAA
- a CDS encoding H-type small acid-soluble spore protein, translating into MDVKRVKQILSSSSDIEVRYNGTSVWIDNLNEDGRTATVHLRGPLEERSEVAIDELKEI; encoded by the coding sequence GTGGATGTTAAGCGTGTAAAACAGATACTTTCTTCTTCATCCGACATTGAGGTGAGATATAATGGCACCTCAGTATGGATTGATAATTTAAATGAAGATGGAAGAACGGCTACCGTACATTTAAGAGGACCATTAGAGGAAAGATCAGAAGTAGCAATTGACGAACTTAAAGAAATATAA
- a CDS encoding TerC family protein: protein MELSLLLEYGWVLIILIFLEGLLSADNALVLAIMSKHLPKEQQKKAINIGLLLAFIFRIGAIFIISYLFHVWQVQAIGAAYLIFISLKHLLKKDHGEKEGKGKSYRMTVAQIALADIAFAIDSILAAVALVIALPDTPMGDIGGMDGAKFIVILLGAIAGLIVIRFAAGYFVKILTERPSLETAAMLIVGWVGVKLLMHTLAHPAVHIIPHDFVEGPIWNIIFWSVMLLIAIGGWVLSGKTVKNDRQND, encoded by the coding sequence ATGGAATTATCGTTATTATTGGAATATGGCTGGGTGTTAATTATTCTAATTTTTTTAGAAGGATTATTATCTGCCGATAATGCATTGGTTTTAGCCATTATGTCAAAGCATTTACCAAAAGAACAGCAAAAAAAAGCGATTAATATTGGGTTGCTTTTAGCTTTTATATTTAGGATTGGTGCAATCTTTATTATTTCGTACCTTTTCCATGTTTGGCAAGTTCAAGCAATTGGTGCTGCCTATTTGATTTTCATCTCATTAAAGCATTTACTAAAAAAGGACCACGGGGAGAAAGAGGGAAAAGGGAAAAGCTATCGCATGACCGTTGCGCAAATTGCATTGGCTGATATTGCTTTTGCTATCGATTCCATTTTAGCTGCAGTCGCTCTTGTCATTGCCTTGCCAGATACACCAATGGGTGATATAGGAGGTATGGATGGGGCAAAGTTCATTGTCATTTTATTAGGAGCAATTGCAGGTTTAATTGTCATCCGGTTTGCAGCAGGATACTTTGTTAAGATACTGACGGAGCGACCTAGCCTCGAAACGGCAGCCATGTTAATCGTTGGCTGGGTAGGGGTTAAGTTATTAATGCATACCCTTGCGCATCCAGCCGTGCACATTATCCCGCACGATTTTGTTGAAGGACCGATTTGGAATATCATCTTTTGGTCAGTCATGCTTCTTATTGCTATAGGCGGATGGGTTTTATCTGGAAAAACAGTGAAAAATGATAGGCAAAATGACTAA
- a CDS encoding BCCT family transporter, whose amino-acid sequence MIYLSKLVAFSMMFGGGLHALQSVVVITSVPLILIMAMASISLIKWIKEDQAGSGSIEKTINGEPTKLTS is encoded by the coding sequence ATGATTTATTTATCCAAACTTGTAGCGTTTTCAATGATGTTCGGTGGAGGACTGCATGCTCTTCAATCAGTAGTGGTCATTACTTCCGTTCCACTCATCTTAATAATGGCGATGGCATCGATATCGCTCATTAAATGGATAAAAGAGGATCAGGCCGGAAGCGGCAGTATAGAAAAAACTATCAATGGAGAACCTACAAAGCTAACATCTTAA
- a CDS encoding endospore germination permease — translation MIKSISTFQATMVLILSIGLMNHVIVLPSLLGASGRDSWISTLVTGMLFLLWLPMVYWIINKTKQQHIIGWLHTHSHPLVAWSIKILLFFYLLLNLFVTLFSTFSWVNSTYMIQTPEYILFIPFIILCFIAAEAGIKTIAIAGGLVLPLVVALGFMIMTANIQFKDYSLLFPIFENGIAPVWDGVVILGGGFTEIFLLVLVQQFVKTEIKFRSLLFLSLFLLFISMGPIIGSITEFGPVQAAKISNPAYAQWRLLTMGKYLNRLDFLSIYQWLSGAFIRVSLSIFLMGELFQIKSRKIKNIVLLAISVSLIIALCIPIDIPTYRNFTERYYFKLSVISILFITFFIIMVIFLKERVKKNGASIEQGK, via the coding sequence ATGATAAAAAGTATATCTACTTTTCAAGCGACAATGGTGCTGATACTATCCATTGGGTTGATGAACCATGTTATCGTTTTGCCTTCTCTGCTTGGGGCATCCGGAAGAGATTCATGGATCAGTACTTTAGTCACCGGGATGCTTTTTCTATTATGGCTTCCCATGGTTTATTGGATCATAAATAAAACAAAGCAACAGCATATCATTGGCTGGCTTCATACACACAGTCACCCGCTCGTTGCCTGGTCCATAAAAATCCTTCTTTTCTTCTATCTTTTATTAAACTTGTTTGTCACTTTATTTAGCACATTTTCCTGGGTGAACAGTACTTATATGATTCAAACGCCAGAATATATATTATTTATACCTTTCATCATCCTATGTTTTATTGCTGCCGAGGCTGGAATCAAAACAATAGCCATTGCCGGGGGATTGGTTTTGCCTCTTGTTGTGGCACTTGGATTTATGATAATGACGGCAAATATACAGTTTAAGGATTACTCCTTGCTTTTCCCTATTTTTGAAAATGGGATTGCACCTGTTTGGGACGGGGTCGTAATACTAGGCGGAGGTTTTACAGAGATATTTCTACTCGTTTTGGTTCAACAGTTTGTAAAGACAGAAATAAAGTTCAGGAGTTTACTTTTTTTAAGTTTATTTCTTTTGTTTATCAGTATGGGACCGATAATAGGCTCCATTACGGAGTTTGGTCCGGTACAGGCTGCCAAAATCAGCAATCCTGCATACGCTCAATGGCGTTTACTAACCATGGGTAAGTATTTGAACCGGCTGGATTTTTTATCAATATACCAATGGCTTTCAGGTGCATTTATCCGTGTATCTTTATCGATATTCCTAATGGGGGAACTGTTTCAAATTAAATCAAGGAAAATAAAAAATATTGTATTGCTTGCTATATCAGTCTCCTTGATCATTGCACTTTGTATACCAATCGACATTCCAACATACAGGAATTTTACGGAACGATATTATTTTAAATTGAGTGTGATCAGCATTTTGTTTATAACCTTTTTCATTATCATGGTCATTTTTTTGAAAGAAAGGGTGAAAAAGAATGGAGCCTCTATTGAACAAGGAAAATAA